Part of the Anopheles coluzzii chromosome 3, AcolN3, whole genome shotgun sequence genome is shown below.
GACATTccaaatgaaacatttcaccgCCCAAagagcaaatccgccagcggCCTTGCACAACACAATTTGACGTTTCTGatttgcacttgttttgcaaaaaaataaaacatacacacacaacactactTCACTTTTCACACGAGTAGTCTGTCTTCGGACACAAAATTTCTTTCGACTTTTCCTAGTGGAACAACGTACCGCCAGATCGCATCATAATAATGGCCGCTTCTCTTCTGCTGAGGTAAGTGGTGAAGGTGTGGAAAAACGTCGAGCAGCAACCAGTCTCTCGCTCCCTCCAGTGTGGAACGGGATGGATATCGAGCGCTGGCCACTGTTGCACCTTCACAACCTGGTGAAATTACATAATGTTGAACATTGTAATTAACGTCCGCGGCCCGTTTGTTGTGCTTCCCTGTGCCATTGTAGGAACGCTTGCCGTCGTACGCTGCTGCAGGGCTACCAGAGCACCAATGCCGCGCTGCCCCTGTTGGCCGCCCGTACGATCGTCCTTAAACCGGTGCAGGCGGACGTCCGTCCCGGGGAGTCGCACGATGACCGAAACGCACGACTGAAGCGTCCCCAGTCTCCCCATCTGACCATCTACAGCTTCCAGCTGACGAGCATGCTGTCGATTACGCACCGTTTCACCGGTCTGGCCCTGACCGGATATATAACCGCGCTCGGACTGGGCGCGCTTGCCATGCCCCACGATGCCACCCACTATCTGACGATGCTAGAGGGGCTCAGCGCACCGACGCTGATTGCGCTCAAGTTCACCATGGCCTACCCGTTCGCGTACCACACGGTCAACGGTGTGCGCCATCTGTTCTGGGATATGGGCAAGTTCCTGACGATCAAGGAGGTGTACACCACCGGCTACACGATGCTGGGCGTGTCCGGTGTGCTGGCGGGACTGCTGACCGCACTGTAAGGCGCAACGCTCGGAGCGAGGGTACCGGATCGTAGAGCGGTGAAGAGGCGcgtgtgttgttggtgttttgtACAAAATAAAACGCGAATGTTATGGAAGGTATCGGAAAGGAGGCTCTAAATTTCGAAGCAGTGCTAATTTATTGAACCCCGTTGCGTAGTAGTGGAGACGAACAAATCAATTGTCgaaataataaaccaaattaACACACAAACTAACCTAACGTAGTGTTGTTAAGAATGTGGTTTGCAatcgaaaaaaggaaaggaacaaTATTCTATTACAAGAACAGCAATGTTCTACAAATCAATTAAATGCACAAACTAGTTTACTTCATCAAAAATCACGCCATTCTTCTAAATTTTAAGAtgcataaaaaatcaaaacggaATTTGGAGTTCAGAACCATTAATCTGCTTAAAATCTGATTCCACAAACACTTCCTAATTCCAATCACTGTttcctattggatttcgtACTTTCGCATTAAATatcacaaaaaagcaacacagtttcttgtttacgtttattttagtttttccacttttttttattaatcgcaatatgttttttgttgttcttgtttgttaattttataaaatttgtAGGTTATCTATaataatgtgtgtttgtgttgtgtctgttccttttttttctttcttttcattttcggtTGTAGTCTAATGTCCTTGCGACTGTATGTATCGGTGTCTTGTCTTGTGTGTccttgttgtgtgtgtgtttcatttctctGGTTGCCTTTCTCTCATTGATCATTATTATTCAATCCAAAAACAAGTCCATCCATATCGCGCGTTTGCGAATTTCGTACCTTTTCATTTCCTGTTTTCTACTTCTTTCTTGTTTGATCTACTAGAGAGTTTGat
Proteins encoded:
- the LOC120959050 gene encoding succinate dehydrogenase cytochrome b560 subunit, mitochondrial-like, with amino-acid sequence MAASLLLRNACRRTLLQGYQSTNAALPLLAARTIVLKPVQADVRPGESHDDRNARLKRPQSPHLTIYSFQLTSMLSITHRFTGLALTGYITALGLGALAMPHDATHYLTMLEGLSAPTLIALKFTMAYPFAYHTVNGVRHLFWDMGKFLTIKEVYTTGYTMLGVSGVLAGLLTAL